From a single Polyodon spathula isolate WHYD16114869_AA unplaced genomic scaffold, ASM1765450v1 scaffolds_895, whole genome shotgun sequence genomic region:
- the cdc37 gene encoding hsp90 co-chaperone Cdc37, whose amino-acid sequence MVDYSVWDHIEVSDDEDDTHPNIDTASLFRWRHQARMDRMEQFQKERDDLEKAQGDCKRKLSEVQRKIKELEVSGTDDAKSELRKLQQEQQELKKEEKSCEKKLDEHRKQEKKMPWNVDTLSKEGFSKSVFNVKPEVKEETEEEKEQKHKTFVEKYEKEIRHFGMLRRWDDSQKYLSDHPHLVCDETANYLVIMCIDLEVEEKHALMEQVAHQTIVMQFILELARSLKVDPRACFRQFFTKIKTADQQYQDAFNDELEAFKTRVRERAKVRIEKAMKEYEEEERQKRLGPGGLDPADVYETLPPEMQKCFDDKNIQMLQDVISKMDPTEAKYHMQRCIDSGLWVPNSRTAEEEGDKEEQGESVYEELKKETQEEEKK is encoded by the exons ATGGTGGACTATAGCGTGTGGGATCACATCGAGGTGTCCGACGACGAGGATGACACTCACCCCAACATCGACACGGCCAGCCTGTTTCGATGGAGGCACCAG GCGCGCATGGATCGAATGGAGCAGTTCCAGAAGGAGCGGGACGACCTGGAGAAGGCGCAAGGGGACTGTAAGCGCAAGCTCTCGGAGGTGCAGAGGAAGATCAAGGAGCTGGAGGTGTCGGGGACGGACGACGCCAAGAGCGAGCTCCGGAAACTGCAGCAGGAGCAGCAAGAGCTGAAGAAGGAGGAGAAGAGCTGTGAGAAGAAGCTGGACGAGCATCGCAAACAGGAGAAGAAGATGCCCTGGAACGTGGACACGCTGTCCAAGGAGGGCTTCAGCAAG AGCGTCTTCAACGTGAAGCCAGAAGTCAAAGAGGAAACGGAAGAAGAAAAAGAACAGAAGCATAAAACCTTCGTGGAGAAATACGAGAAGGAGATCAGACATTTCG GTATGCTTCGCCGCTGGGACGACAGTCAGAAATATTTGTCAGATCATCCACATCTTGTCTGTGATGAAACCGCCAACTACCTTGTCATAATGTGCATCGACCTGGAAGTTGAAGAG AAACATGCCTTGATGGAGCAGGTCGCTCATCAGACAATAGTGATGCAGTTTATCCTGGAGTTGGCCCGGAGCCTCAAAGTGGACCCGCGAGCTTGTTTCAGGCAGTTCTTCACCAAGATCAAG ACAGCGGACCAGCAATACCAGGATGCCTTCAACGACGAGCTGGAAGCCTTTAAGACGCGCGTCCGGGAACGAGCCAAGGTGCGGATTGAGAAGGCGATGAAGGAGTATGAGGAAGAGGAGCGGCAGAAACGCCTGGGACCTGGTGGGCTGGACCCTGCCGACGTCTACGAGACCCTGCCTCCG GAAATGCAGAAGTGTTTCGATGACAAAAACATTCAGATGCTGCAAGACGTTATCAGTAAAATGGACCCTACG GAAGCCAAGTACCATATGCAGCGATGCATCGATTCGGGACTGTGGGTCCCCAACTCCAGAACGGCAGAGGAAGAGGGTGATAAAGAAGAGCAGGGGGAGTCGGTTTACGAGGAGCTAAAGAAGGAGActcaggaggaggagaagaaataa